The Malus domestica chromosome 13, GDT2T_hap1 genome includes a window with the following:
- the LOC103452192 gene encoding uncharacterized protein At2g33490, whose protein sequence is MKTSLRRLRGFALHKHDAKDRRDLRPLPQLDELAQASQDMHDMRDCYDSLLSAAAATANSAYEFSESLREMGSCLLQKTALNDDEESGSVLLKLGKLQYELHKLVDSYRSHIFQTIAVPSESLLNELQTVEEMKQQCDEKRDVYDFMIKRYKEKGRSRGGGKRESFSMQQIQVARDEYDEEATLFVFRLKSLKQGQSRSLLTQAARHHAAQLSFFKKALRSVESVEPHVKLVTEKKHIDYEFHGLHDEGDGDNDDDENDDDDSIDVNDDGELSFDFGQQDQDQDVSTSRNSMELDQADITFPRLPQVEALKDRLRRNSFSFKGRGVSQSAPLFPETNLGRSEKMRHRQTSFSRKFHSYVLPTPIDKSRVSTRSGMPVPTVQTTLSERTQNLWHSSPLKPGNERTGEKKIAGTNFIDVQSVLKESNNNIAPHRLPPPLTGQVLFSGQDPLVASDFKKIKRQAFSGPLTSKPWASKPVPSDHHPMFSGPILRNPGSQPLSTSPKVSPNASPTFMSSPKISELHELPRPPVASKASRPAGLVGHSAPLVPRLQMQSATNKPVVSPKAAPLPKPPLVLARSYSIPTRDHTAMEFHVTEPQEASPIPEVPDNSPPLTPITLPNTAKPPSPSSEIVTRAVQFRGGD, encoded by the exons ATGAAAACCTCTCTCAGAAGGCTGCGAGGTTTCGCACTTCACAAGCACGATGCCAAGGACCGGAGAGATCTCCGGCCGCTGCCGCAATTGGACGAGCTCGCCCAGGCCTCTCAG GATATGCACGATATGAGGGACTGCTATGACAGCTTACTTTCTGCCGCTGCCGCCACGGCTAATAGCGCTTATG AGTTTTCGGAGTCGCTGCGGGAAATGGGTTCTTGTCTTCTTCAGAAAACTGCACTAAATGATGATGAAGAAAGTG GTTCAGTTCTGCTGAAGCTAGGGAAACTGCAATATGAACTCCATAAACTCGTTGATAGCTAT CGCTCTCATATATTCCAGACAATTGCAGTTCCATCAGAATCTCTTCTGAATGaacttcaaacagttgag GAGATGAAGCAACAATGTGATGAAAAAAG AGATGTATATGATTTTATGATAAAGAGAtacaaagaaaaagggaggtCAAGAGGTGgtgggaagagagagagctttTCTATGCAGCAAATACAAGTGGCTCGCGATGAATATGATGAGGAGGCTACATTATTTGTTTTCCGGTTGAAATCTCTGAAGCAAGGACAATCTCGTAGTCTTCTCACGCAGGCAGCTCGCCATCATGCTGCTCag TTGTCCTTCTTCAAGAAAGCACTTAGGTCTGTTGAGTCAGTAGAGCCACATGTGAAACTGGTAACTGAGAAGAAGCATATTGATTACGAGTTCCATGGGCTACATGATGAAGGGGACGGTGACAACGATGACGATGAGAATGATGACGATGATAGCATCGATGTGAATGATGATGGAGAATTGAGCTTTGACTTTGGACAACAGGACCAAGATCAAGATGTTTCTACTTCAAGAAACTCAATGGAG TTGGATCAGGCAGACATTACCTTTCCCAGATTACCGCAGGTGGAGGCTCTCAAG GACAGACTCCGCAGGAATTCGTTTTCATTTAAGGGTAGAGGAGTCAGCCAATCAGCTCCGCTGTTTCCTGAAACTAATTTGGGTCGATCCGAAAAAATGAGACATAGGCAGACATCATTTTCACGGAAGTTCCACTCATATGTACTACCGACACCAATTGATAAGAGTCGAGTTTCTACTAGATCAGGTATGCCAGTGCCCACTGTACAGACAACTTTAAGTGAGCGAACACAGAATTTGTGGCATTCATCACCCTTGAAACCGGGGAATGAAAGGACGGGAGAGAAGAAAATTGCTGGAACCAATTTTATAGATGTGCAGTCAGTACTCAAAGAGAGCAACAATAATATTGCACCGCATCGATTACCCCCTCCTCTCACAGGTCAGGTTTTGTTTTCGGGGCAGGATCCACTGGTTGCTTCtgactttaaaaaaataaaaaggcaaGCATTCTCAGGTCCATTGACAAGTAAGCCTTGGGCTTCTAAACCTGTCCCCTCGGACCATCACCCAATGTTTTCTGGACCTATTTTGCGAAATCCAGGGTCTCAACCTCTGTCAACTTCACCTAAAGTATCTCCAAATGCTTCGCCTACTTTTATGTCCTCTCCTAAAATAAGCGAACTTCATGAGCTTCCTAGGCCACCTGTAGCCTCCAAGGCTTCAAGACCTGCGGGTCTAGTTGGTCATTCTGCTCCCTTGGTGCCCAGACTACAAATGCAATCTGCAACAAATAAACCAGTGGTGTCACCGAAAGCAGCTCCTCTGCCCAAACCTCCTCTGGTCCTTGCTCGTAGTTACTCTATACCTACAAGGGATCATACAGCGATGGAGTTCCATGTAACTGAACCACAGGAAGCTTCCCCCATTCCTGAAGTGCCAGACAATTCACCTCCTTTGACTCCAATAACCTTACCTAACACAGCCAAGCCACCGTCACCCAGCTCTGAGATTGTCACGCGGGCTGTTCAATTCAGAG GCGGAGATTGA